GGTTGAGGCGCAAATTCTAGCAAGATTTTTAGATTTCGGAGAGTTTCCGGCCAAATTATCTAGATTACGGCAAGATTCCAGCTAGATTTTCTACTTATGTCTAActaaaactacttttctacactaacaCACCTATATTTagaacttttggtactaaatagatGATATTAATTGCTATATATAATcgctttttatttattttatttgaatagTAGTATTAATTTTCTAAtacataaaatattttttatatatataaatactagAGTAAATAACAATAGAGAGGATGGGAAAAGACTGAAgtgcccctcatgtgaggggcatgTGACCAGGATTTAACGGTGGAGATGGATGCCGTTTGGGGTGGGGAGTGAAATGGTGATTagcttcatagatcagggaggaaaatgtccgtttttaaatgattggggcaaaatcattaaaacgaccaaaccacagggagcaaaacggaagtgtACTCTAATTTTCTTTTGTTGTACGCTTTTTCTTTCTTaggccctcgctttttttgcgccttgcgcctagacCCCAGACAAGGcttatgcgccttgagtgcgcctaacgcctttaataactatggcaTATACAACAAAACACTAAGTAAATAGTTTGGTGCCTAGAGTAATGTCAAAAGTGAGGTAAAAAATTTACAAAGTAGATGACTCTACTTACAAGTTTGCAATCATTATTGAGAAAGCTCACAGCTTTTGCTATGCGGGACAGGCCCCAAGCATAATATTCATTCCTGTTGTAAAAAAAAACAGTAACATCAGAGACAGCTAAACGCACAACAATAGCAGAGGTCACAAAAAAGCATGAAGATGAAAAACGAGACCGTGTACCTTTGTACTCCTTGTAAGCCTAATTCCTTAATCTTTTCCGCCAGTGGCATAACAGGTTCAGTCACAATATAAATAACGACCTTTGTGGATGACCCATCAGATATCTCGGTCTCGGTACTATGAAGAAATGACAATATATTTGGATGCCTGACCTGAAATATAAAAACGTTTTACAGGTTTGCttaaactaataaaaaacaaTTACAAGAGTCGCAATGAAAGTATAACATTTCTGCACCACGTGCCGGCACAAACTTATAAAACATAACTTGCGAAAAGTAACTTACTGTTCGAAGGCGCTTGACACCATTGCGTGCAGCAGCTAAATGCCCGTCATTGGCATTGCTTCCTGTAATAGAAAATATTGACACCGGTGATCCATCAtcctgaaaaaacaaacaccaaacATCAGAATACATGCTTATACCTAACAAATTTCGTTTAACGTTTGTTGTTTAGTAAAAATGCGTGTAGTGTTTAATGTTTACTCCTTCAATGATTGAAAACTTATTAGTTATAAGTAGAATGGCCAAATGAGTAGAATGTTCTTTTTAGTTGGTAACTTGGTACTTGGTGAAGTCACATAACGACTAATGGAACGAGACAAAACTACCTTAAAGAAATAGAAGCAGATTATCGTGTCCTAAACAGCAATAGAATTTTagaatagagttaattactgttttcgtccctgtggtttgtcaaaaatcactatttcagtccattagtttaaaaattgcgatttcagtccttgtggtttcactttcgtaaccatttaagtccacctcgtaaccatttcagtccctatacttaacagaataatggactgaaatggttacaaaagtgaaaccacagggactgaaatggttacgaaagtgaaaccacagggactgaaatcgcaatttttaaactaatgaactgaaatagtgatttttgacaaaccacagggacgaaaacagtaattaactctttagaatactagttttcttttattttatatttacacatgttattTATATAAATCTAATACTTAATTTAACTCCACAAACCTACACAATATGTCCTAAACAGCATTTTCATATTTACTCATATTACTTACATAAATCTAATACGTAACTTTACTCCAGAAACCTACACGCTATGTCCTAAACAACACTAGAATTTATTATAAAATAACACCAAATCCCTAATAAACTTCCAAATCTCACATGTATATGTTCGCGAAACTCTAATCATGTCCAGAATTagctaatcctataaaaaaaGTCTTCCCTAGCTCCATGCTTGATAAAAGATCCAATTCCGTAAGCAGTAAATCTAGAAAAATAATATAATCTCATCCTATCATGACTCCTTGATCCTACTATCTTAAGATCTCATTGAGCTACTTAAAACACTTTACTATGCAAAACCTTTCTAATGAATCTAATCACATATTTGTTTTATGATTTTATCACTAATTCTCATCTAAACCAGCAACTGACTCCATACCAGCTGCACTAACTTTCTATTGGCAGGCAACATAAATCATATAGAgtaaaaaaactaaccctaacaAATCACAATCCTTTAATCCTACTATATCAACATCTTACTTAACAAATCTACACACTATACTACGTACAAACAGATCAACTAATTCAATAACTGATTAATTTCAGCAACACAATTGAAATACACAGGATTCATAACTGCATACATCCAGAAATACAGACACAAACATACATAAGCAGAATTACGCATACAGATCAAATGAATATATGTAAGATGTTACTTTAGAGGTGCCGCGAGAGTGCGTCCAGGAGCCCCAAGCGGATGAATAGGGTTCGCCGATGTTGTACGGCAAATCCTTCACGCCCGCACCAGATCCAGACACCACATCTTTCAGGAATTTGAACATCTGTTCGCTAATGAAACGGCGATCGATCGATCTGAAGCTGTAGAGTGATGCGATCCGTACAGAGCAGACACGAGGGAGTGGAGACGAAATGGAATGGAGATGGTGTATGTCACTGTTAACAAATAACTCAATTCATATAAAACTAATCAGATATTTGGCCCTTGATGTTTTCATTCATTCGCAAACTGGCCACAGTATATTTTATTCAACAAGAGGTGTAGGCCTCAAACCTTGGCGTGGTTGCCGGTCCACGCCCACCAAACCACCCTATGGTCAGCGTTTATTACGGCGTTGTGTGCCTTGGGCTTCAAGATCTCCACCGGTGTTGAGGGCAAACGGCTAGCGACATGGAACTTTATTATTGGTGGGTTTAAACTAGCCGGTTCAACAACTAGTTTGACCTAATAAACTTTTTTAAGTACCCTATATATAATCACATACTCACTCCATTTTTTTAAACTACACACCCAAACATGTATTTATCTCTTCCTAACAATATATTGTCTTCTAAGTTttacaaaattttataaaaaatggaAGGCTCAAATTCTTCATGTTCTTCTTCTTCATCGTTGTTTGGCTTTAGAAGTTTATTTTATTCTGGTCTGAGATTGCGAGTATTATGAGGAGACGGGTCAACCAAGCATCGTAAAATTAAGTGATCAAGAGAAAGAAGCGAACTTAAATGAAATTAAGCATAATACAACACGTTACAACCTTCGAGCGGATTTGGTTGAAGACATTTGGAGCGTTCCACGAGACGACCTTGACGAAGACGAAGACGGTGATTAAAGTTTATGTAATTTCCTAAATTTATGTTTCTTATTCAATTAATATTAATGTCCGTAAATTAAATTTAAttgattttatataatttttaaatattaaataataatattaaactagGGTTAaagacccgcccgcgttgcggcgcgggtacatcgtaaacattgaatggattagtccaaacgttatatgatgcattaaccatatgaaaacacacatttcgacgtatccagttgaactcagtgtaacctgtataagcatttgtcattggatcaaacgtaaagtaaatgaaATTCATATCGAAgaataacttgaatttatacgaaaacgtacataaaaatatgcacgtaaaaatggtttctttaaacgaaaacgtattatattttacCTGACTCGTGtgtaaaaaaagtttacgtcggaatgtagaagaaatcatatttatacatacccgtatataaaatatgcacgtaaaaaatagtttttaagtaaaagaagtataggggtaaaccgaaacaaaatattagtaaaaaatttaataggttaaaaacgttcgtaaaaccgtgccaagtagcaccaatgccacaacgacatcgactctcaacgtcgtaaaaataaaatagataaaatggtaaaaattacactgaacgaaaaggaGACTAAAAccgttgaaccacgcacacccgttacagtgtgttaatgtgaagaaattaaccagaaatgtaaaacgtagaaaataataacttagtcgatctaggacccgcccaTTGCGGCGAAgttttcaaaagggaaaaaatggacgtgttgcgacgggtctgtcaaatatgggaaaatagagcaaaaacgttgaacctcacatgcacgctacaacatgttaactcgcaaaatttagaacgaaacgtaaaaataaaaacttgtgaaagataaaaagtatgggggaccaaagttgtaaataataaagtattgtgttaaattaaaaaagatgaaaaagtttgagttaaaagtaaaaatttcaaatgggttaaaatgtaaaacataaaactTTAAGGTTGAAAGTGGAAAATCAAGTAATGGGTTAAAATTTAAAAGAGAAAACTTTAAGGTTGAAAGTGGaaaatcaatatttttttttgaaaaagccCCAAAGCAAGGGGTACAAATGATGATGCACAAGAAAGTTAcaaatttatatatggaataataggTGTCACGTGTCGAATAACGCCACTTTCCACGCCCCTTTCCGCATCTCTCTTTTTTACACCACGCCACTTTTCTGACTCACGCTGACATATCATCCACATATTGTCATATAATGCCCCATTTTCAGACCTGTACTGCTGTCCACATGTCTTAACAGCCCTTCAAACTAAACGTTGGTAGTGATGTTTGGCTTTAAAGTTGAAACACGTAATAGAAAATGCAAAAAATAATACGAGAAAAGAGAATAAAGTCCATAGGCCATAGTATGCTCAGGAGTTCGCTAAAAGTTGTTATTGGTCCATTATAGTAATCCATGAGGAGAGcccaataaaatattaaaatgtCCACAAGGTCAACCCAAAAACTAGATTAAAGAAATGATGCATACTATTTTGGTTGTGAGATTGGTGCCACGAGTTGAACTTGATCTCAATGTGATGTGAGTAATTTGTGTATCTGATTTGGTTGCttatatttcattttttttttatctgGTAAAAACCGTGAAAAGTGAAAACCCTTAAAGTGGAGGGAGTAGGGGCAACGACAGATCTAAACTAACATGAGATGAACAAATTATGCAAGATAATGCTATACTTGCATATCTCTTAGGGCATGATTGGGGATATGAGGTTTTAGAGATGTAGAATAAGAATTATGAACTTTTAGCCGAGTGTATGGATTTTGTCGTAGCTTTGTATTGGGACCTTGGTTTTTCCTAAACTTTTTTTACCTTAACATTATCTTTTGTTTTAGCGTATAGATTTTTTTAGATGAGTGTATATGTATTTTTAAGGGGGTTTACGCTGCCTTTTATATATGCTTCTTTGCTCAATTACATGTTACTattgcattttttttttgtttactattgcaattttttttataatagcTCTCACATTTACATAAAAATTACATATTCTTAAATAAAACTAATAACCGATGAAATATGTCATCAATGGTCTCGTCAATAATACTGTCATAGTGACTACCTCACCACTTATATCGGTAAAACATCGCTGAAACCGTCGTCGATGATCCCTCAGTAAATTTCACCGTTAAAAGCATGTCAATGGATTAGTGACACGACCTACCTTCGTCGACGAAGCTTTCCAGTGATCAACATCTCAATTTGTAGTGTCATTTAAATATAGGAACATGTCTGAGTAGACAGGTATTATACTAGTTATAAGTGGTGTTATCATGACATAAAGAAAAATTAAAGCTCATTTTAATCATCGTATTTAAAAATTCAGAGATAATACTATGATTTAAAATTTTAGAGATAGTACTatattaatgtttaaaaaaacGAATTCATATTTTttcctatatatgtatatactttaaaataaataaataaataaatatgttagTGGTGAAACAACAACAAATTTTCAAGTCATATGTTTCAAACTTTGGAAAATCTTCCACCAAATACCAAGTCGTCTTGTAGGCATCTCAATGAGCTTATTAGTAGCAAATTGACCGAGTCAACCCTGCTCCTTCTTCTCCAACAACGTATCCAAGAGTTACAAATACTTTGaatcttattatttttttttttctatttttcttaACCCCCTTTACCCATTTCTTGAATTCTTCACATTCTTTTCTTCATATATATTGCATGCAAATTGatattttatatacaaaacacacCACCATTTTTGGTTTTACCCTCCAAAAAGAAACACACATTGAATTCCTGATCaaaagactttttttttttttttttaaaaaagatagCTTTCAATGGAGGAAGTGGTTGCTTTGATCTTTCATGGATGTAAGTTAGTTAAAGACCTTGAAGAAACCCTACCCAACATCTCAAACCAACCTCATTTTCTTATTAGTTCATGTGATGAGATCAGTAGGGTTTTTGGTAATGTGAGGGAACATTTGAACTTGCCGCCGCTGGACTATGGTCACCACGAGCCGCCACATGCAATGGATATGGTGTTACATGAACAACTATCTCTCCATCAACATCATGGGATGGAGGCCATTGCTAGCCAAGAATTGGGTGGTGGACAAAATGCGGAGACGGATGTAGCTCATTCTTCATTGAAACAAACGCGAAAAAGGTGACGAGAAAATTAATTTTTGAGATACGAGGAAATATTGAATTAAATTCTTTTGTACATGATTTTACTTAACGTTGCGATAAGCTAACTAAAAAGGTGCGGCACAAATCTCACACGCTATTGTTTATCACCTAGTAAAAAACACCTAAAAAGTTTAATTTTCCTTgtcttgataaaaaaaaaaaacaaattaaacatcATCCAAAGTTAAGAATTAATGGCTGGCTAGGCTAATTTGTTAATTAtatgttgttttttatttttctaaaagaaATCATGAAGTAGTGAGACGAAGGTTTAGAGTGCCTGCTCCTAGAATGGGGAATACAGAAGTTCCACCGGAAGATGGTTACAGTTGGAGAAAATACGGTCAAAAAGAAATTCTCGGATCGAAATTTCCAAGGTATGCATAACATGATCATCGAAACCCTTACTAAGTTTTTCGAAGaaaaaaattaccaaaatattAAACAGCTTTATCGTATAATTCCAAAAGTTAAAATAAATTTGTTGGATCTCCCTAATAATATAATCAAATTTCGGAACAAGGGCGAAACCACAAGGGCTAAGGGGGTTCGTTGACCTTTTTGCATCTGGATTTGTCagattttttattataaaatttaaAGTTTTTTAATATGATTTTGGCCTCCTTAGTTGTAAAACTACCCGTTGTGGTTTAGGTGAGCACCAGAATTCATCCTGTAATATTGCTTTACCTGACGTTGATTGAGTACTGGTTAAAGCCACTGCTGAAGCCTCATGACCCTGTTGTGGTCCAGGTGAGCAGTGGCTTCAGCGAGTTTTTTATTGTTTCTTTTTGTAAGAAGAgaaattttataataaaacataaaaattaataaagaaaacatcaaatatttaaaaaaaaaggacactcataaaaaaaaacaaatcggGTTTTTTAAAAAGGAGGTGGAAgataagtatttttttttaaaggtaGATGTGGAGAAAAAGAGAGAAAGTGTATATTTTTTAAAAGGTTTAAATAGGTTTTaaaataaaaactattttttttaaatttaatccCGACCGCAGGTTGGGATATTCCCCTGCCAACGGCTCTATTCCACCTTTCTACCACCATCGCTTGGGCACTCGCGGCAACCCCTTGCGGTGCTCGCGAGCCAGGTGGATGCTGACGTGGCTCACGCCAGCGGTCATCCACCCACAACGGGCCGTCTAATGGGTaggtaaaataagttgtatagtATTACAGCCGCAACTGTTTCCAAAACCGCAACTGCCTCCTTGAAAGTCCACGGTTCCATGATTGCAACGCGTTAAAAATGACCTTTTATCATTTTATGTATCATTGGTTGAATTCAAAGGTTTCATAAATGAGGTGGTCTTCTTGCCACGACATATTCTTACTATTTTGAATATTCAAACTTTCTATTCAACTTTTGGAACAATCTATTCTACTTAACATTTTGGTCCTTCGTGTTTCAGGGGATATTATAGATGTACCCATCAGAAACTAAACAATTGTCCTGCCAAAAAACAAGTTCAAAGACTTGACAACGATCCATACACTTTTGAAGTAACGTATCGCGGTGATCATACATGTATGATGTCCTCATCCGCACCCTCCTTGCCCCCACCGCCACCATCTGAGGCTATGTCCACTTGTTCTTTACCGGCTTCACAACCCCTCCCTCATTTGTTACCCATGGATATCAAAGAGTCAGTCGGAGATCTTTACAATGTTACGCCTCATGGCAATGTTAGTGGGGCGGGTTCATCACCTCCTAACAACTATGTCGACTACCCCATAGTGACTGATTTAGTTGATACGCTATTTAATTCTGACATTAACAACAATAATAGTATAAACTTTATGTTTTCTTCTTAAGacgtttaaaaagaaaaaaatgaattagATTACAATAAAGTTTCATATAAATAAAAGTAAATCACTTTTGAGTTTCTCTATTTTAGTAGTTTTAACCATTAAGTTGACCTATTTATTGGTACCTTTGCTATAATttggtattattattttatttgatattatttgatatcattattttttttttacaatttggtGCTTTAATACGAACAATTAGTAGGTTTACTTTTTGATTGTTCATTTTGAAATATGTTTGTACCTACAATGTGTATACATACAGTTAATTCAATGTTACTGATTAAAAACAAGTGAATGcaattattttcatttttttaacgacaaatttaaATCATTGACGGACCACTGAGTATCATTATTACATGTTCTAAAGAGGACCATACATGGTTGGACAATCGTGGTAATTTCATCATTACTGACGAAAAGGTCACCATTGATAGTTAGCGGATGGATTAATGAATAGTGTTTCACTAACCAttaactgtacaaataaaattaTAGAATTATTTGGTGATAGTTATTTTCTAGCGGTGTTAAGTTATTTTTCTAGTGGTGTTAACTGGTATATAACTATAAAAGACCATCATTAGGCATTAGAACAACCGTTTTTACCCTAAATATTTACTTATTTAGTATAATAAAAGACCTGTATTTTCAGCATGTGTGGGTCTATTTATCACCTCTTTGAAAATTTGGGTGACAAAATTGATATATTTGCAAGTGGATTACTCACCAGTCGCCTCATGTTCAATACTTAAAAGTTAAAACGAGGTTATAAGTTTTGCGACACTAACATCTACTTTGTACTTTTTTTAATTAGAAGCATAAATAGCTTATCATTAACCTTTATTAAATAGCAGTTACTAAACAATAAAATTTACTTGCAATTTGTTTACCATTTTCTAAATTAATCAATTGTGTATATCTTGATATATAAACGTTATAAAAGAACGGGAAAGAGTCTTACTCTTTAGCTTTCTTTTAAGTTTGCTATAGAATTTCTTTTTCTGTGAACCAGAATTTCTTGCTTTTTTAAGGCCACCAACCCAACTGGTCAGCTATAGAAAATAAATGGAACCAATCATGCAATATtttcaaacaaaactattaaatgAAATTGAAGATCAAACAACGACTAGGCGTACTAGCTATGATTGCTCATTGCTCACTCATTACAAAGAGCTACAAACATCAGATGAGGAGTTAGACCATGCgtaatggttaaacattataatGCCCctaccatggggcgttttgcgccatgtggcagcccagtcagcaaggggcattataccataaaatggtgtagtggggcattattcaaataatgcccatgcaatcatttcccaattattttttttaaactttaaatactttattaaataaaaaaaatacaatactagaaataaaaaacataaaatccggttaaataaaaaaaaatactacaaataaaaaaattaaaatccgaatttaaaaaaaaaaaccactagtTTTCATCTTCGCTTTCTTCACCCTCGTCCTCTGTTTCTTCCTCTCCCTCCGGTGGTACAtaccgaaccgaccatgcgtggtgtagtaaatcaaccattaactgggaatggtacggttcgtaacgcaactctcgcgcattattcactctttcttccattgacgCCTGCGGATGCTCTTCTTGAACGGCTTCTGGCACATAATTCTGGCATATTGcctttccttcgtcttccaaaatcatgttgtgcatgattatacacgcgtacatagcatctctcattttttgcttgctccatgcacgacaaggatttctcaaataatgccagcgttgtttaagaaccccaaagcatctctcaatgtcttttcgtgaagactcttgaacctttttaaaatatgctcttttttcatcaataggatcactatacgtcttcacgaaaatcgaatacctaggatatattccgtcgctcaaataatacccatgagggtagtagtttgcatttgcgtaaaacgacgctttaggagctttgccagaaatccactcctctaacagcggagattgttcaaaaacattaatatcattgcatgacccgaccacgccaaagtaagcagaccaaacccaaaggtcctgtGAAGCAACCGCCTGAAGAATAATAGTGGGTCCTTTTTGGTCACCCCGTGTGTGTTGGCCTCGCCATGCAGTCGGGCAGTTA
Above is a window of Helianthus annuus cultivar XRQ/B chromosome 14, HanXRQr2.0-SUNRISE, whole genome shotgun sequence DNA encoding:
- the LOC110907852 gene encoding WRKY transcription factor 55 translates to MEEVVALIFHGCKLVKDLEETLPNISNQPHFLISSCDEISRVFGNVREHLNLPPLDYGHHEPPHAMDMVLHEQLSLHQHHGMEAIASQELGGGQNAETDVAHSSLKQTRKRNHEVVRRRFRVPAPRMGNTEVPPEDGYSWRKYGQKEILGSKFPRGYYRCTHQKLNNCPAKKQVQRLDNDPYTFEVTYRGDHTCMMSSSAPSLPPPPPSEAMSTCSLPASQPLPHLLPMDIKESVGDLYNVTPHGNVSGAGSSPPNNYVDYPIVTDLVDTLFNSDINNNNSINFMFSS